In Streptomyces violaceusniger Tu 4113, one DNA window encodes the following:
- a CDS encoding SUKH-3 domain-containing protein, which yields MNQAHQAPQAPQAPGAAQTPPTRPARQPIDRLDVTRFSVAVDAALRDAGWQPGRWDMHRAEVWADTLRAHTSPAGHRHAVFPAAVEAWAEFGGLHIQPPGAGREIAPTPFRIDPLHGLHLARTLGDLGHALETEICPLGEESDGQALLTIDAEGRVYSLDHTGDWYLGPTLDAALSTLVTGALPARLARA from the coding sequence ATGAACCAGGCACATCAGGCACCACAAGCACCACAGGCCCCGGGGGCGGCGCAGACACCGCCGACACGCCCGGCCCGACAACCCATCGACCGCCTGGACGTCACCCGCTTCTCCGTCGCCGTCGACGCCGCCCTGCGCGACGCCGGCTGGCAGCCCGGCCGCTGGGACATGCACCGCGCCGAAGTCTGGGCCGACACCCTGCGCGCCCACACCTCCCCCGCAGGCCACCGGCACGCCGTCTTCCCGGCCGCCGTCGAGGCATGGGCGGAATTCGGCGGCCTCCACATCCAGCCGCCCGGCGCGGGCCGCGAAATCGCCCCCACCCCCTTCCGCATCGACCCCCTGCACGGCCTCCACCTCGCCCGCACCCTCGGCGACCTGGGCCACGCCCTCGAAACCGAGATCTGCCCACTGGGCGAAGAATCCGACGGCCAGGCACTGCTGACCATCGACGCGGAAGGCCGCGTCTACAGCCTCGACCACACCGGAGACTGGTACCTCGGCCCCACCCTGGACGCCGCCCTCAGCACCCTCGTCACCGGCGCACTCCCGGCCAGGCTGGCCCGCGCATAA
- a CDS encoding YwqJ-related putative deaminase: protein MHITQSNGGGDGAALAAGDPRLRWSSVDPDAGPPPLHRRRDGILPAVAAALSVRGETLTCTGGKAEQPPTLHPLVQEFLDALASGQRERFTGRCPEAILLSRHLANVEAGRSKRASRKPLTQGEARRSLKQAKLTTRRIREAGDPQHGSYAPPCLSCAALLAHFGVRIVGETT from the coding sequence ATGCACATCACGCAGAGCAACGGAGGCGGCGACGGCGCCGCCCTCGCAGCCGGCGACCCCCGGCTGAGATGGAGCAGCGTCGACCCCGACGCCGGCCCGCCGCCGCTCCACCGCCGCCGCGACGGCATCCTGCCCGCCGTCGCGGCCGCGCTGTCCGTCCGCGGCGAGACGCTGACCTGCACCGGAGGCAAGGCCGAACAGCCGCCGACGCTCCACCCACTGGTCCAGGAATTCCTCGACGCACTCGCCAGCGGCCAGCGCGAACGTTTCACCGGCCGCTGCCCCGAGGCGATCCTGCTCTCCCGCCACCTGGCCAACGTCGAAGCAGGCCGCTCCAAGCGCGCCTCCCGCAAACCGCTCACCCAGGGTGAGGCCCGCCGCTCCCTCAAACAGGCCAAGCTCACCACCCGCAGGATCCGGGAGGCGGGCGACCCCCAGCACGGCAGCTACGCCCCGCCCTGCCTGTCCTGCGCCGCGCTGCTGGCCCACTTCGGCGTACGGATCGTGGGTGAGACCACATGA
- a CDS encoding HNH endonuclease — translation MTTGRLGQHAAPPNTAYAGQVVHFPDPVRAARHPKGVQVDEQGFPDFSPYARAAAEIAEPPEGFGVDELRLTDYVSANAALHATGHELWNGASAVATPHGWTWHHVVGTRRMELVPVEVKALLRHHGGLATAQVDQEKRGTRPLQETRPIHVGLPLRGISVTEEQVLGVEEDLGYRLPESYRAFLKAAGGCAPVGTALDPELGLLIDQPFFTVRDEAAVNDLVYINKCLRDHFTKDYLGVGFVQGGVIAVKVKGDAIGSVWFCAYDDARDRDGWTVQERVGRLLLPCGDDFDAFLLRLAGNPPELETVANLMVDGGFAYAVPVEG, via the coding sequence ATGACGACAGGTCGGCTCGGGCAGCATGCCGCGCCACCGAACACGGCCTACGCCGGGCAGGTCGTGCACTTCCCGGATCCCGTCCGGGCCGCGCGCCACCCCAAGGGCGTCCAAGTGGACGAACAAGGCTTTCCGGACTTCTCGCCGTATGCGCGTGCGGCCGCCGAAATCGCCGAGCCCCCGGAGGGGTTCGGCGTCGACGAGCTTCGGCTGACGGACTATGTCTCGGCGAACGCGGCGCTGCACGCCACCGGTCATGAGCTGTGGAACGGGGCGTCGGCGGTGGCCACCCCGCACGGCTGGACCTGGCACCACGTGGTCGGCACCCGCCGGATGGAGCTGGTTCCGGTCGAGGTCAAGGCGCTGCTGCGGCATCACGGCGGCCTTGCGACGGCGCAGGTGGACCAGGAGAAGCGGGGCACCCGCCCGTTGCAGGAGACCCGGCCGATCCATGTGGGCCTGCCGCTGAGGGGCATTTCGGTCACCGAGGAGCAGGTGCTCGGTGTCGAGGAGGATCTGGGCTATCGGCTGCCCGAGTCGTATCGCGCCTTCCTCAAGGCGGCGGGCGGCTGCGCGCCGGTCGGCACGGCGCTGGACCCGGAGCTGGGGCTGCTGATCGACCAGCCGTTCTTCACGGTGCGCGATGAGGCGGCGGTCAATGACCTCGTCTATATCAACAAGTGTCTGCGGGACCACTTCACCAAGGACTATCTGGGCGTGGGCTTCGTCCAGGGCGGTGTGATCGCGGTCAAGGTGAAGGGTGACGCGATCGGCTCGGTGTGGTTCTGTGCGTACGACGATGCGCGGGACCGTGACGGCTGGACGGTCCAGGAGCGGGTGGGGCGGCTGTTGCTGCCGTGCGGCGACGACTTCGACGCCTTCCTGCTCCGGCTGGCGGGCAATCCGCCGGAGCTGGAGACCGTGGCGAACCTGATGGTGGACGGTGGATTCGCGTACGCCGTCCCGGTGGAGGGGTGA